One segment of Coleofasciculus sp. FACHB-1120 DNA contains the following:
- a CDS encoding TenA family protein, producing the protein MTISSDLWQENQDLAQACLKHPFVQGIANGTLHQQQFAYYVGQDAFFLEAFARAYSIAAAKAPDVAGFNTFYALAGGVLDELSLHQGYADEWGVNLQPVEPGAATRRYTDFLLATAWSSEVGLIAVAMAPCMRLYAFLGQQMAQGGIKDHQYANWIRTYSSKEFEQLAQKLENLADRYASTTAALKSAYRYAMLCERDFFQAAWEAIDLKI; encoded by the coding sequence ATGACGATATCCAGTGATTTGTGGCAGGAAAATCAAGACTTAGCGCAAGCCTGCCTCAAACATCCCTTTGTCCAAGGCATTGCCAACGGTACGCTACACCAGCAGCAATTTGCTTATTACGTGGGACAAGACGCCTTTTTCTTAGAGGCCTTTGCCCGTGCATACAGTATTGCCGCTGCTAAAGCTCCCGACGTAGCGGGATTTAATACGTTTTATGCCCTAGCTGGGGGCGTTTTAGATGAACTTTCCCTTCATCAAGGCTATGCAGATGAGTGGGGAGTAAACCTGCAACCAGTAGAACCGGGAGCCGCTACACGCCGCTACACGGACTTTCTATTAGCAACAGCTTGGAGTTCGGAGGTTGGTCTCATTGCTGTGGCGATGGCACCCTGTATGCGTCTGTATGCTTTCTTAGGTCAGCAGATGGCTCAGGGTGGGATAAAAGACCATCAATACGCTAACTGGATTCGCACTTATAGCAGTAAGGAATTTGAACAACTGGCTCAGAAGTTAGAAAATTTGGCTGACCGTTATGCCTCTACCACAGCAGCTTTGAAATCAGCTTACCGCTATGCGATGTTGTGCGAACGAGACTTCTTTCAAGCTGCCTGGGAGGCTATTGATTTAAAAATTTAG